The following proteins come from a genomic window of Nitrospirota bacterium:
- the eboE gene encoding metabolite traffic protein EboE, with protein MMITYCTNIHPGERWDDVRGALFRHLPAIKSAVSPDEPFPIGLRLSHRAAQEISEGMSRELLDWCEEQGCFIPTINGFPYGDFHAKAVKERVYLPDWRSPERVSYTKRLADVLDFWLPPGVTGSISTVPVGFKRFIQGTDYPAITRNLISVLEHLSGLSQRSGKHIILALEAEPGCVLETTDDIVDFFDTIPVPLGLREHLGICFDCCHQAVLFEDPAASLASLSAAGIRIGKVQVSSALRLTDFDRGGKGIFQEPVYLHQVAIRRHGDIIRYDDLPEALANHRSSPGEEWRVHFHMPIFMEGTSSYGTTRSFIEEMIPLLSGDTLLEVETYTWSVLPPDMRSGSITESICRELLWLRSKVDETNCSP; from the coding sequence ATGATGATCACGTATTGCACTAACATTCATCCCGGTGAGCGCTGGGATGACGTGCGGGGCGCGCTCTTCAGACATCTCCCCGCGATAAAGAGCGCCGTCTCGCCGGATGAACCGTTTCCCATCGGCCTCCGGCTCTCGCATCGCGCAGCTCAGGAGATCAGTGAGGGGATGTCACGGGAATTGCTCGACTGGTGCGAGGAGCAGGGCTGTTTCATCCCCACCATCAACGGCTTCCCTTACGGCGACTTTCATGCAAAGGCGGTCAAGGAAAGGGTGTATCTGCCTGACTGGAGGTCGCCTGAACGGGTCTCGTATACAAAGCGGCTCGCCGATGTCTTGGACTTTTGGTTGCCCCCTGGCGTGACCGGGTCCATCTCGACGGTGCCGGTCGGGTTCAAGAGGTTTATCCAGGGGACGGATTATCCGGCAATTACCCGGAACCTCATCAGTGTGCTTGAGCACCTCAGTGGACTTAGTCAGAGGAGCGGTAAGCATATCATCCTTGCCCTGGAGGCTGAGCCCGGCTGCGTTCTGGAGACTACGGATGACATTGTCGATTTTTTCGATACGATTCCTGTTCCTCTTGGTCTGCGGGAGCATCTCGGCATCTGTTTTGACTGCTGCCATCAGGCGGTGCTGTTCGAGGATCCTGCTGCATCGCTCGCGTCACTTTCTGCGGCCGGCATAAGGATAGGCAAAGTCCAGGTATCGTCGGCTCTGCGGCTGACTGATTTCGATAGGGGGGGCAAGGGAATATTCCAAGAACCCGTCTATCTGCACCAGGTTGCGATCAGGCGGCATGGTGACATCATCCGCTATGATGACCTGCCCGAGGCCCTGGCAAATCACAGGAGCAGCCCAGGAGAAGAGTGGCGTGTCCATTTTCATATGCCGATATTCATGGAGGGGACATCATCGTATGGCACAACTCGCTCTTTTATCGAGGAGATGATTCCACTCCTCAGCGGAGATACGCTGCTGGAAGTCGAAACATATACGTGGAGCGTCCTGCCTCCCGATATGCGGTCGGGAAGCATTACCGAGTCAATATGCCGCGAGCTATTATGGTTGAGATCAAAGGTCGATGAAACGAACTGTAGTCCTTAA
- a CDS encoding TatD family hydrolase codes for MDVIDPHIHMVSRTTDDYMKLALGGIHTITEPAFWAGFDRRSVESFHDYFHQLTVVEPARAARFGVRHYCWLGLNSKEAENLSLAEKVIGIIPEYLDRPTVLGLGEIGLNKNSRNEIKVLEQQIALAASRNELILIHTPHLEDKLKGTRLILDMILNEPRISPSRVLIDHAEEHTIPEIKSKGFWYGLTLYPHSKGSPERAVDAVEIYGPENVCINSSADWSVSDPLATLKTANEMRRRGHSEELIQRVFYENPKFFLSQCPKFNK; via the coding sequence ATGGACGTGATTGATCCCCATATTCATATGGTGTCCAGGACGACTGATGACTATATGAAGCTCGCCCTGGGCGGCATCCATACGATTACCGAGCCGGCCTTCTGGGCGGGCTTTGACCGGCGCTCGGTCGAGAGTTTCCACGACTATTTCCACCAGCTCACCGTGGTCGAACCTGCCAGGGCCGCACGGTTCGGCGTACGGCACTACTGCTGGCTCGGCTTGAACTCCAAAGAGGCCGAGAATCTTTCCTTGGCGGAAAAGGTGATCGGTATCATCCCTGAATACCTCGACCGGCCGACGGTCCTCGGACTCGGCGAAATCGGGCTCAATAAGAACAGCAGAAATGAGATAAAAGTCCTTGAGCAGCAGATAGCACTGGCAGCCTCGAGAAATGAGCTGATACTTATTCATACGCCGCATCTCGAAGACAAGCTCAAGGGGACGCGGCTCATCCTCGATATGATCCTCAATGAGCCGCGGATCAGCCCGTCGCGCGTACTCATCGACCATGCGGAAGAGCACACGATCCCCGAGATCAAGTCAAAAGGTTTCTGGTACGGCCTCACTCTTTATCCGCACTCCAAGGGAAGTCCGGAACGAGCAGTTGATGCCGTCGAGATCTACGGTCCGGAAAACGTATGCATCAACTCTTCAGCAGACTGGAGCGTGAGCGACCCTCTGGCCACACTGAAGACCGCCAATGAAATGAGACGCCGCGGACACAGCGAAGAGCTGATTCAACGAGTTTTCTACGAGAACCCCAAGTTCTTCCTCAGCCAGTGTCCGAAGTTTAATAAATGA
- a CDS encoding nucleotide pyrophosphatase/phosphodiesterase family protein: MKRTVVLNVVGLTSSLIGAHTPHLRSLMRCCIPIKTITPAVTCPVQSTYLTGKLPADHGIVGNGWYFRDLAEVMFWRQSNRLVQSEKVWHRAKRRDPSFTCANNFWWYNMATDVDWAVTPRPLYCADGRKLPDCYSIPLHLRDRFNKELGQFPLFQFWGPGTSLASSEWIAKAAMAIEEEFEPTLNLVYLPHLDYVLQRVGPHGDIAKDVSEIDGLCGRLIDFFTERGCRVVVLSEYGITAVDRPIHPNRLLRKAGYLTVKVDLGREYLDPGPSRAFAVSDHQIAHVYIRNQSDIPAIKELFEQTPGVERVLDREGKEEYGLNHERAGELVLIASRESWFTYYFWDDDARAPDYARTVNIHAKPGYDPCELFIDPAIRLPKIKVAGELVKKALGFRMLMDVIPLDASLVKGSHGRVTDSDEEGPLFATTEPKLLRGAGIAATDVAALMLDHVFLD, encoded by the coding sequence ATGAAACGAACTGTAGTCCTTAATGTCGTCGGACTTACCTCCTCTCTCATCGGAGCGCACACGCCGCATCTGCGATCACTGATGCGGTGTTGCATCCCCATAAAGACTATTACGCCGGCGGTAACCTGCCCGGTTCAGTCGACCTATCTCACCGGGAAGCTGCCTGCGGATCACGGCATTGTCGGCAACGGCTGGTATTTCCGCGATCTGGCGGAGGTGATGTTCTGGCGGCAGTCCAACAGGCTCGTGCAGTCCGAGAAGGTCTGGCACAGGGCGAAAAGGCGCGATCCCTCTTTTACGTGCGCGAATAATTTCTGGTGGTACAACATGGCCACCGACGTCGACTGGGCGGTCACCCCCAGGCCCCTCTATTGCGCCGACGGCAGAAAGCTTCCCGATTGCTACAGTATCCCCCTCCACCTCAGGGATAGGTTCAATAAAGAGCTCGGTCAGTTCCCGCTCTTTCAATTCTGGGGCCCGGGAACTTCCCTCGCCTCGAGCGAGTGGATCGCAAAAGCAGCGATGGCAATAGAGGAAGAGTTCGAACCGACACTCAACCTCGTCTATCTCCCGCACCTCGACTACGTGCTTCAGCGGGTCGGTCCGCACGGAGACATCGCGAAGGATGTCTCTGAAATCGACGGGCTGTGCGGGAGACTGATCGATTTTTTCACGGAGCGCGGGTGCAGGGTTGTGGTGCTCTCCGAGTATGGAATAACCGCAGTCGACCGCCCGATACACCCGAACCGGCTCTTGAGAAAAGCGGGATATCTTACGGTAAAGGTCGACCTCGGCAGGGAGTACCTCGATCCCGGACCGTCGCGGGCCTTTGCCGTATCAGACCACCAAATAGCCCATGTGTATATTCGCAATCAATCCGATATTCCTGCGATAAAAGAACTTTTTGAACAAACTCCGGGAGTTGAGCGGGTCCTCGACCGTGAGGGCAAGGAGGAATACGGACTCAACCACGAGAGGGCAGGGGAGCTGGTGCTTATTGCTTCCCGTGAAAGCTGGTTCACGTACTACTTTTGGGATGATGATGCAAGGGCCCCGGATTACGCCCGGACCGTTAATATCCACGCAAAGCCCGGCTATGATCCCTGCGAGCTCTTCATCGATCCGGCCATCCGTCTTCCGAAGATAAAAGTAGCAGGCGAACTGGTTAAAAAGGCGCTCGGCTTCCGCATGCTCATGGACGTGATCCCTCTCGACGCATCGCTCGTGAAGGGGTCTCACGGAAGGGTGACCGA